DNA sequence from the Methanolobus sp. ZRKC5 genome:
TCCATCTTTCTTCTTTCCAAGCAATTCGCCTTTCCATTTACCCTTTAAGCTGAACTCGGACAGGATAATATTTGAGAAGATTTCTATTTCAGGATCATTGTAAAGAACATGCCATTTTTCCCCTATGAATTCATCAGGACTATCATATCCAAAGATATGCACAAGCGCATTATTTACATATGTAAAAGTACCTTTTTCGTCCATGATAGCCATCCCATCTATAGAGGCTTCCATAGCACGTGTCTGTATTCTAAGTTCCTCCGCAGCTTTTTTTTGCGTCGTAATATCCATGCCAGAGCAAAGAACTCCTATTATATGACCATTTTCATCCATAAGGGATTTAGAGTACCAGGATATTATACGTTGTTCATTCTGTTTTGTAATCACAGGACATTCATAGTAGCTAATATCAGACCCAGCTTTATGCAACGTACCTGAAATATGCTTTTCCATTTCCGGCTTCGATGCCTCTGGAATAAAATAATGAAGCAAGTTTTGCCCAATAACTTCTTCCTCATTAGCGTAACCCAGTATATCAAGACCCATCTTGTTTATGAGAGAGACATTCTGTTCTAGATTGAGAACCATCATCAGAACTGCCGCTACATCAAGGTAATTTTGGGCCTGATCACGTTCTCTTATCAGGTTATCATGAAGGGCTTTTATACGAAGTAAAGAATTCACCCTCATTTTAAGTTCAAGCCTGTCAACAGGCTTTATGAGAAAATCATCTGCATTGACCTCTATACCCCTTAAACGTTCATCCCTTGCAGACAAAGCAGTAACCAGAACAACAGGTATGAATTGAGTAATTTCCGAGCTCTTTATGCGCTCGCAAACACTATAACCGCTAATATCAGGCATCATTACATCAAGAAGTACAAGATCAGGCATTTCTCTGGAAACAATGTCCAACGCATCGTACCCATTATACGCGAACAAGACATCATAATCCGATTTGAGGTAAGCCTGAAGCAACTCAACGTTCAGTGGCTCATCGTCCACAACAAGAATACGGGGTTTATCAGATGGCATCATAATCTATTTTTAAAAAACATATAAGCGCTTTCTTTTAACCCGTCAGCAAAATACTACAAAGGTATTAATTGTTACGCTATTACTCGTTTTTGTATTAGATTTACCTGACTGAATCTTACAAATAAACAAGCAATTCTATGGTTCAAGAATAGTTTATAATACTTAAGGATTTCCAGGTACTTTTATACGATTTTTTAATGAAATGTATCAATGAACCTATTAGATGTCCTGTGATAATATCCTACCATACGCCGGTTATTCCAAATCCAAAAGGAACTCAAAGCAAATTAGCAAGCAACTGAGCAAATATCAAAGAGCTAAGAACCGTCGCTATCATGGAATTCATACCTTTTTCAGTGCATTGGCCGTATGATGTTGCAAGTTCAGCCATAATGTTAAAAAATTGAATTGTCAAAGTTGGGTTTGATTATAAAATCATCAAAAATAAATTGGAAATTTAATCATTACATTGCATTCAAACATTGAATCAAAGAAACTATATCCTTTCAAAGAGTATGAACATGCAGAATCATATCACTTTTCTGAACAGAGAATAAATCATGGCAAGCCAAAAAATGATAGTGAAGGATGTCATTAAGAAATCAGACGTCCTTCTGGAAGTAGTTGATGCCCGTTTTCCCGATGATACCAGGAATAGTGAGATAGAACACGATCTTGGACGTCTCAATAAACCGTTCATCATAGTACTCAATAAATGTGACCTTGTATCAAAGGATAAACTTGAAAAGGCAAAATCCCGCATGGCAAAAATAGCACCTACTATTTTTGTGTCCTCAAAAGAGAAATATGGGACCACAATGTTGAGATTTAAAATACTGGAAGTTGCAGATATACAGGACCGGAACATAAAAGTTGGTTGTATAGGATACCCTAACACCGGAAAATCCTCGGTTATCAACAGCGTTGTCGGAAGAGGTAAAGCTCCAACATCATCAATCTCCGGGCATACAAAAGGTGTACAAATAATCAACGCAGGCTCACGAATTGTATTTCTGGATACACCTGGCGTTTTTCCCCTGGATGAACGTGATGAATACATACAGGGACTACTGGGAATAAAAGACTCAACTCACCTGAAAGACCCTATAGGAGTAGCACTAAGGATTATCGAGAAACTAGTCGTTGAAGACAAAGAAACGCTTGAATCATTTTACAAAGTAAGCATCGGAGATGAGAATTCCTATGACATACTTGAAATGATAGGATTACAAAGTAATTTCCTGAAGAAAAAGGGCAAAATTGATGAAACCAGAGCTGCCGTCAAAATAATCAATGACTGGCAAAAAGGATTACTCCGTTTAGATGATATATAAGTTAGATTGAATTACCAATAAGAGGCATTGAAATGGTAGAGTGGAAAAAAGATATCGGACTGGAAGGAAGAATGATACTGACGATGTTCCTGCTAGCGGCAGTTTATCTTGGTTTCCTGGTTTTCCTTGTGTCCATGGGTACACCCCAAACATTCATGCTCCTGTTCATCGCATTGTTCATGGGAGCACAATACTATTACTCGGATAAGCTGGTCCTCTGGACAATGAAAGCTAGAGTTGTTTCAGAATCAGAAGAACCAAAGCTTCATGAAACAATTACCAGACTATGTGTTATCGCTGGCCTGCCAAAACCAAAGGTCGCAATTGTAGACACCTCAGTACCCAATGCCTTTGCAACGGGAAGAGGTCCTAAGAATGCTGTTGTTGCTGTAACCACTGGCCTGATGCGCAAGCTTGACCAGGGAGAACTGGAAGCAGTGCTTGCACATGAACTTAGCCATGTGAAAAATAGGGACATGGCAATATTGACAATCGCGAGTTTTATCTCAACTCTGGCATTCTATATTGTAAGATACAGTTTCTATTTTGGTGGTTTTGGAGGCGGTCGCAGGAATTCAAATGGTGGTCTGGTAGCCATTTGGATCGTTTCAATATTGGTATGGATCATTAGTTTTCTTCTTATTCGTGCTCTTTCAAGGTACAGGGAATTTGCAGCAGACAGAGGGTCAGCAGCCATAACAGGAAACCCTGTGAACCTTATCTCTGCACTAAGAAAAATAAGTGGAACAATGGCAAACGTGCCTACTGAAGACCTGCGTAAGGTCGAAGGTATGAATGCCTTTTTCATAATACCTGCAGTATCCGGTTCTATGATGAATCTGATATCAACTCATCCATCCATGGAAAAAAGGATTGAAGCACTTGAAAAGATACAGAGGGAGATTGAACTCTGATGGGTTTTCGTGATATGTTCAATTCTGTGCTTGGAAGAAGCAAAGTGCCTGAAGCAAAAACGGACAGGCTTTTTGCCATATCAACTGCAGTCATAACCCTCGAACTAAACCTGAATCTGAAACCTTCTGCAGTAGCAGGGATATGTTTCAAATCTATGGGCATGTCAAAATACGAAAATACAAGGGAAGAAATAGAACAGCTTCTTAAGTTCAGTACCAAAGAAACAGGAACAGATTACAACATTCAAAAGGATGAATACAATTTTCTGTGGGTGATATTGAAAGACAAGGACTTTGAAGACCTTGTAACTAACATACATATGATATCCCAGACCCTTATAGAACAGAATTTCGGGGAACAGATATTGTGTGCAGTTTATAGGTTTGAAAGTAATGG
Encoded proteins:
- a CDS encoding PAS domain S-box protein, coding for MPSDKPRILVVDDEPLNVELLQAYLKSDYDVLFAYNGYDALDIVSREMPDLVLLDVMMPDISGYSVCERIKSSEITQFIPVVLVTALSARDERLRGIEVNADDFLIKPVDRLELKMRVNSLLRIKALHDNLIRERDQAQNYLDVAAVLMMVLNLEQNVSLINKMGLDILGYANEEEVIGQNLLHYFIPEASKPEMEKHISGTLHKAGSDISYYECPVITKQNEQRIISWYSKSLMDENGHIIGVLCSGMDITTQKKAAEELRIQTRAMEASIDGMAIMDEKGTFTYVNNALVHIFGYDSPDEFIGEKWHVLYNDPEIEIFSNIILSEFSLKGKWKGELLGKKKDGSSFFHEASLTALDKGLISVVRDISERKEVESQLNQYALQLKSSNELKDLFTDMLRHDLLNPAGVIKGFNDMLLQEEVDKSKRYKLQLIEKNVSRLIEMIESAAKLAMLEDINDLAFKYVNLASIIRNVVQDFEPQLMEKNITLDLKLGQSHPAMVNSLIEGVFINFISNAIKYGPSDSVVSVEVQDLADEWKVLVSDLGEGIPDKDKDLVFNRFKRLGEKKKVVKGSGLGLAIAQRIIELHGGKIGISDNPEGKGSVFWATVKKA
- the htpX gene encoding zinc metalloprotease HtpX, producing MVEWKKDIGLEGRMILTMFLLAAVYLGFLVFLVSMGTPQTFMLLFIALFMGAQYYYSDKLVLWTMKARVVSESEEPKLHETITRLCVIAGLPKPKVAIVDTSVPNAFATGRGPKNAVVAVTTGLMRKLDQGELEAVLAHELSHVKNRDMAILTIASFISTLAFYIVRYSFYFGGFGGGRRNSNGGLVAIWIVSILVWIISFLLIRALSRYREFAADRGSAAITGNPVNLISALRKISGTMANVPTEDLRKVEGMNAFFIIPAVSGSMMNLISTHPSMEKRIEALEKIQREIEL
- a CDS encoding GTPase; amino-acid sequence: MASQKMIVKDVIKKSDVLLEVVDARFPDDTRNSEIEHDLGRLNKPFIIVLNKCDLVSKDKLEKAKSRMAKIAPTIFVSSKEKYGTTMLRFKILEVADIQDRNIKVGCIGYPNTGKSSVINSVVGRGKAPTSSISGHTKGVQIINAGSRIVFLDTPGVFPLDERDEYIQGLLGIKDSTHLKDPIGVALRIIEKLVVEDKETLESFYKVSIGDENSYDILEMIGLQSNFLKKKGKIDETRAAVKIINDWQKGLLRLDDI